The Erigeron canadensis isolate Cc75 chromosome 1, C_canadensis_v1, whole genome shotgun sequence genome segment tCTCAAAATAATCTCGTGGGGCACATTCCAACAGGAAAACAGTTCAACACATTTACATGGAACTCATTTGAAGGGAATCCGAATCTCTGTTGTCTTCCATTACATTCCAATGAGAATACACGAGAACCACAACTTGAAGGCGGTGGAACTGGAGATGGCAATGAAGAAGATAGTGGTTTTACATGGAGAGTGGTGATGTTGGGATATGGATGTGGGGTCCTATTTGGATTGGTAATGGGATATCTCATGTTGTCAACCGGAAAACCAATGTGGTTCAATTCAATTGTTCATACAGGGGATCAAATGATCTCGAGTTGGCGAAACAAGagaagatacatatatataggaagATGAAATTTATTTCTGGAAGGTGTGTAATATATGCATGTTTTTTCTAGCCACCAAATCATGAAAAGCAATTTAATTGGTTAACATCCTTTTATCCACGTACAGTGGTCTTGGGGTGGATTTGCACTTTCTGAATTATGCAGTTTCACATTGCTAAATGCTAatctctttttgtatttttggtaCGTATATTGCTTAATCTGCCACAACAGATACATCAGGTTAATGGCGTTTAACCCTGAAAAAtgattgtttaattaatatgtttatgtTGCTTAATTATAGAGCTAAACCAAACATTGTTTTTCAGACAAAAATTAGACTTGCACATATACCTTCAGCCttataaacaaatgagaaaGTTTATATGCCAAGGCATTGCTGAAGCATTAATTTATAACCTGTAGCAATAAGTGGATCGGGAATTTGGATCGGTAGTAACAAATGAAAGGATTCTAAATGTAATCTTATTACAAATGTTCTTTGAAGTAAAACATTGGTAATGGACTAGTTCTAAATTAATCAGCACATGAATTTTAGTTGCTCGCAGaactttatatacaaaaaaaatcaataatcaGAAATCTAAGTGTGGCTAGTAGAAATAGTCTTGAGCTCTAAAGCTTCTGAAGCTATTGACGCTTTATCTCatgcattttctttttcaactttattgCCACCCACCATTGATGATAGTCTACTTTGATGCATCGTAAGAGGCATGCAATTCCACAAAGTAGTGTGTGACCAAGCAATGCTACACGATGACAGCCATTGCCTGGGTTATAAACCAAATTCCTCTAATATTAGATGCACCAACCAATTATTTACTCCCCATACCCAAAGTAATACCATCCCAGTAGACGAACTCACAATCAACACCAATAAAAATCAGCTTGATTCTATCTGGATCAGATGTCGCCCCTGCTGAATAGTATTGTGACTGTTGTATCACTAAGAACCCAATAGCCACCAGGGAGAAAATGAAAAGGGTGGAAATCGAAAGAAGGCTAGCTAGAACCTTAAGGCTTGTGAAAAGCCCCAATAGATAGTTTGCATCTGTCATTCTAATGGTGGCACTCACTGGCGTGTGGTGTCCCAAGTTTTTTGTAAGCCTCAGCAAGAATAGGTGGCATGACGTGAGTACTACACGTTCTACGTGAGTGAAGTCTTCCATAATGGTAGCTAAAAGAACAATAGTCTTTCCCTTTAATGCACCTAAGCCAAATAAAATCTTTTACCGATTCACTCCAACAGTCTCAAAAGCAATTGTGAAGGAGGCATAAAAATCAACCTGGTGGCATTAGGCGTACTATCAAGGCTAGAAGTGACTAAGCCGATGGGCATCTCTCTCCCTGGCTTCTTGGTTTCATCTCACAATGTTGACACCCCATCGAAGCCAACATGCTCAAAGACAAGCACAGATGAAGCAAAAAAAATACACCAAAATTCCAAAAGGAGAAAATTAATCACAGTTAGCAGCATTAGCCTTTGTTGTCTAATGCTTCTACTAGTCCTGTCtgtttaaaattataaaaattccaAAACTTTGAAAGCTGAAATTGTTAAGAATCTACTCGCACTCAATACTCAACTTTATATATTctgaaattaaaagaattatgTTTACATTCatctacaatatatattctGCTGCTATTGTGGATCCTAAAAgtgaacctttttttttcttttgaaaggcaAAAATTTACACACATTCCCTGTATTAACCACTAGACAATGTGGTACTGCTAGTGCTACAAAAAACTACCTCTACACTAATCACACCACTGATGAAGTTATACGTGTTTAAGTCAACTACTACATTCTGGTTTTGCATCTGATTAAAAAATCATCTCCATTCAATCCATCAATCTATAATCAAAACAACATATATTATAATACTGTAAAACTTCATAAAATGCAAAATCATTATTTGAACTGTTTATGTGAACAATCAAAATGCAAAATCAGAATATTAAAATCGAAATAGATAACTCAAATCAAAACAGGtgagattatagatatatataagcaGAAAATTCTCaaatattcatttcatttcattaagAAATAAGCAGATAATACCAACACAACTCCAGATCTACAAACCCTAACTTCCATCACAAACTAAACACCAACACTCTAAGCCCTTTCACCACGGATACGACGAGCAAGTTGCATGTCCTTTGGCATTATAGTGACTCTCTTAGCGTGAATCGCACAAAGGTTAGTATCTTCAAACAGACCAACAAGGTACGCCTCTGAAGCTTCCTGGAGAGCGGCAACAGCAGAACTCTGGAATCGAAGATCGGTTTTGAAATCCTGAGCGATTTCCCTGACGAGCCTCTGGAATGGAAGTTTCCTGATCAAAAGCTCAGTGCTCTTCTGGTATTTCCTGATCTCTCTCAACGCAACCGTTCCTGGCCTGAATCTGTGTGGCTTCTTCACTCCTCCCGTCGCCGGTGCCGACTTCCTTGCCGCCTTGGTGGCCAACTGCTTACGTGGAGCCTTTCCTCCGGTGGATTTCCTGGCGGTTTGCTTGGTACGTGCCATTTAAGATCAGATTGAAAATATAGAGATAgatatagaattttttttatgattgaTTGGTaaagtgtgtgtgattttgatttggggatttagggtttgtttatataataaagtGTTTGGGGAGAAAATTAGCGGTaaggttttgaaattttttagtttgggaattttgattttttagggGGTCGATTTGGATCGTTGGATGGCGATCCGCGTGAAAGATGGGAAATGAATTGCAGCCGTTGGATTGGATATTTGGTTTTTGTGATGGCGGATGGCTGGCATTGTGTTTCTTTAGTTACGGATAAAcaaaaaatttcattattttgttttttttagtaatactattttgaatatttttacaCATACTTTCGCAAAGCCCTTTCAACTTTTGAGATAATTTCGATGAAAAAAATGTGATTGGCTAAGAACGAACAACTCAAAATTTAGAGACCCATCACGTGAAAGAATTTTGGaatcaaaaaaagaaatatttaataatgttGAATAGAAATAATGTTAAATTCGTATTACAATATTCTAATTATAAGTTTGTTTATTGTGTTCGTCTATAATCACAACGAACATGAAATAGCTAAATTCTTTATTGAACAAACACGTATACGACACGTATAcgatattatatttgtttatttgttcGTTAACATAAAATGAATGAATTGTTCGTTAACataaaatgaatgaaattaaacatgaacaaaacgTAAATAATTTATTACGTTGGGAAAAATACATAGATGGTCTGAAAATGATCTAAGGTGGGGTTTTATAACATCTTACGAGTAATAAATAAGATATGACTGAATCTTAATTGTGTAAGGTGACGTTTGTTTtcgacttaataaattaagtcgtgacttaatcaaaaatacttaattcatTAAGTAATCAAAAGTGTTTggttttttgacttaataagcaaaaaacaactgtattgacttaatccatacagaCATTACTTATTCATTCAATCACTtaatcaattcagtcacttaatggttaaaaaaaacaaacaggcgTTGGATATAGTGTTTGTTTAGGACTTATTTAATAAGACACCACTTAATTAAAAAGTGAAGCTTAAAGGTATTATACATAATTATCCTTTCAAGACTTTTCTTTAAAAGACATTCATTAAATTTCAATTGTATTATATTAATTTCAATTATTCAGTCGGTTAATTCAGCACACATAATAAacaacaattatttatttatcgtCTTACCCGTCTCAGATACACTAAATTCAGACAGACACTTAATCAACACAACacttaatggaaaaaaaaaagaaaaaaaaggccctaagtaaataaatcaaattgaTGTTAGATACTTCCAAACCCAACTCTGATATCCTGTACAAGTGATGAAGACTTTTCTTGTCTTTGCTAAATTCGAATATTGAATTTCAACTTCCCTTAGattatagttttttgttttccttaaatgaaataaaagtaCCTCTATCAACTTATCGGATTTTGACCAGCATCTGGATACAGAATCGACTTTATGAGGcaaaaataaacttttcacTAAAAGAAGATAAAGAAACAGAAAAGTGAAATTAGTGTGGAGAACtgacaagaagaaaaaaacaaacaacaaacaattgGGAAAGTGAAATGTCTTTTCATGATACATATCATATTAAGtctacaagaaaaaaaaaaacaaatatactgTAGAATATACTCGTATGTAGTTCCCTTTTTATAGCGAAGTACTGGTACaaagcatatataatatatttataatatgaaaATACTAGTAATAACTATTTGGTAATTAGCATTGTACGGAAGGAAGTGGAACGAAGGGCCTTAATTTTTTCAATCCGTTATACGAGTTTATTAGAATGACCAGTTGCTTTGCAAGGAGCTCAAAGTCGTTTCGAGGCCCCCGGTGTCTTgtgtatcatatatttttactaACTTACTACGATGTAtccttataatat includes the following:
- the LOC122609379 gene encoding histone H3.2, whose translation is MARTKQTARKSTGGKAPRKQLATKAARKSAPATGGVKKPHRFRPGTVALREIRKYQKSTELLIRKLPFQRLVREIAQDFKTDLRFQSSAVAALQEASEAYLVGLFEDTNLCAIHAKRVTIMPKDMQLARRIRGERA